From a single Synechococcales cyanobacterium T60_A2020_003 genomic region:
- the rpsE gene encoding 30S ribosomal protein S5, with protein sequence MANRRKGSRAREKETDWQERVVQIRRVTKVVKGGKKLSFRAIVIVGNERGQVGVGVGKASDVIGAVRKGVADGKKHLVDVPLTKASSIPHPATGVGGGAKVLMRPAAPGTGVIAGGAVRTVLELAGVKNVLAKQLGSSNPLNNARATVDALATLRTFAEVAEERGVS encoded by the coding sequence ATGGCAAATCGTCGTAAGGGAAGCCGTGCACGCGAGAAAGAAACTGATTGGCAAGAAAGAGTTGTTCAGATCCGACGTGTGACTAAGGTTGTTAAAGGGGGCAAAAAACTGAGTTTTCGAGCCATTGTGATTGTGGGCAATGAACGTGGCCAGGTTGGCGTTGGCGTTGGTAAAGCCAGTGATGTCATTGGAGCGGTACGTAAGGGAGTTGCTGATGGTAAGAAGCACTTGGTTGATGTGCCATTGACGAAGGCGAGCTCCATTCCTCATCCTGCGACTGGTGTCGGCGGCGGTGCCAAGGTATTAATGCGGCCTGCAGCTCCGGGTACAGGTGTAATTGCAGGGGGTGCAGTTCGGACTGTTCTAGAACTTGCTGGCGTAAAGAACGTTCTTGCCAAACAACTTGGGTCAAGTAATCCGTTAAATAATGCTCGAGCAACCGTTGATGCCCTAGCAACACTCAGAACGTTTGCGGAAGTTGCCGAAGAGCGTGGTGTATCCA
- a CDS encoding 50S ribosomal protein L18: MKRTRTESTRRRHARIRRKVFGTSERPRLAVFRSNQHIYAQVIDDTLHQTLASASTLDPDLKSALSSGSTCEASTHVGKLIAERALEKGIRQVVFDRGGKLYHGRIKALADAARENGLDF, translated from the coding sequence ATGAAACGTACTCGTACGGAATCTACAAGACGTCGCCATGCTCGCATTCGTCGCAAAGTGTTTGGAACATCAGAGCGACCGCGTCTGGCAGTCTTCCGTTCCAATCAGCATATCTATGCTCAAGTTATTGATGATACACTTCATCAAACTTTGGCGTCGGCTTCTACTTTAGATCCCGATCTAAAGTCTGCTTTGAGTTCCGGTAGCACCTGTGAGGCATCCACTCATGTCGGCAAACTTATTGCAGAGCGTGCACTTGAAAAAGGCATTCGCCAAGTTGTTTTTGACCGTGGTGGTAAGCTCTACCATGGCCGCATCAAAGCACTAGCTGATGCAGCACGCGAAAATGGTCTAGATTTCTAG
- the rplF gene encoding 50S ribosomal protein L6 — MSRIGKRPIPLPQKVTVSINGQNVSVKGPKGELSRVLPEEVEIVQDDNVVLVKRRNDSRIARQRHGLSRTLLANMVEGVSQGFQKKLEIQGVGYRAQVQGRNLTLNVGYSNPVQITPPDGVQVAVENNTNVIVSGIDKEVVGNVAATIRAVRPPEPYKGKGIRYSGEFVRRKVGKAGKK; from the coding sequence ATGTCCCGTATTGGTAAGCGTCCTATTCCCCTTCCCCAAAAGGTGACCGTTTCTATCAACGGTCAGAATGTTTCAGTGAAAGGACCCAAGGGTGAGTTATCCAGGGTTCTACCTGAGGAAGTGGAAATTGTCCAAGACGATAACGTTGTTTTAGTGAAACGTCGTAACGACTCTCGTATTGCTCGTCAGCGTCATGGCTTATCTCGGACACTTCTCGCCAACATGGTTGAGGGGGTTTCACAAGGTTTTCAGAAGAAGCTGGAAATACAAGGCGTAGGTTATCGAGCTCAGGTTCAAGGGCGTAACCTCACTCTGAACGTAGGATATAGCAATCCTGTTCAGATTACTCCCCCTGATGGCGTTCAAGTTGCTGTGGAAAACAACACAAATGTGATTGTTAGCGGAATTGACAAAGAAGTGGTGGGAAACGTAGCTGCTACGATTCGTGCAGTTCGTCCTCCGGAGCCTTATAAGGGTAAAGGGATTCGCTATTCCGGTGAGTTTGTAAGACGCAAAGTTGGTAAGGCAGGGAAGAAGTAA
- the rpsH gene encoding 30S ribosomal protein S8: MAANDIIADMLTRIRNASLARHRTTEVPSTKMTRNIARVLVEEGFIADFTEAGEGVKKHLVITLKYKGKGNQPIIRALKRVSKPGLRVYSNRKDLPRVLGGIGIAIISTSSGIMTDRDARQQGLGGEVLCYVW, from the coding sequence ATGGCAGCGAACGACATCATTGCAGATATGCTAACGCGCATTCGGAACGCAAGCCTTGCGCGGCACCGGACTACGGAAGTTCCCTCCACTAAGATGACTCGCAACATTGCTCGAGTTCTCGTAGAAGAAGGGTTTATTGCTGACTTCACGGAAGCGGGCGAAGGCGTTAAAAAGCATCTGGTAATTACCCTGAAATACAAAGGTAAGGGCAATCAGCCAATTATTAGAGCTCTAAAGCGAGTTAGCAAACCGGGACTGAGAGTTTACTCAAACCGCAAAGATCTTCCGCGAGTACTGGGAGGAATTGGAATCGCCATCATCTCCACATCTAGTGGAATCATGACTGATCGGGATGCTCGCCAGCAAGGATTAGGAGGAGAGGTTCTTTGCTATGTTTGGTAG
- the rplE gene encoding 50S ribosomal protein L5, which yields MTEALKELYKEKIVPKLMEQFQYENIHQVPKLVKVMVNRGLGEAAQNAKALEASINEFAIITGQKPVVTRAKKAIAGFKIRQGMPIGLMVTLRSDRMYAFVNRLINLGLPRIRDFRGVSPKSFDGRGNYTLGLREQLLFPEISYDGIDQIRGMDISIVTTANTDEEGRALLKEFGMPFRDN from the coding sequence ATGACGGAAGCATTAAAAGAGCTCTACAAGGAAAAAATTGTTCCGAAGTTAATGGAGCAATTCCAGTATGAAAATATCCACCAAGTTCCTAAACTTGTCAAAGTGATGGTGAATCGTGGACTGGGTGAAGCAGCGCAAAACGCAAAGGCGCTTGAGGCATCTATCAACGAATTTGCCATTATTACCGGTCAGAAGCCCGTAGTAACTCGTGCTAAGAAGGCGATCGCCGGATTCAAAATCAGACAGGGTATGCCTATTGGTTTGATGGTAACCCTTCGTTCTGATCGCATGTATGCGTTTGTAAATCGTCTGATCAACTTGGGACTTCCTCGAATCCGCGACTTTCGAGGAGTCAGCCCAAAGAGCTTTGATGGACGCGGCAACTACACTCTGGGTCTACGAGAGCAACTCTTATTTCCAGAAATTAGCTATGACGGCATTGATCAAATTCGCGGGATGGATATCTCGATCGTGACAACCGCGAACACCGATGAAGAGGGTCGCGCTCTTCTCAAAGAATTTGGTATGCCCTTCCGGGACAACTGA
- a CDS encoding 50S ribosomal protein L24 has product MHVKKGDTVQVIAGSDKGKVGEVLRTIPKTSQVVVQGVNTKTKHVKPQQEGESGQIVTFEGPIHSSNVMLYSSKKKVASRVCYTFNEEGRKVRMLKKTGEIID; this is encoded by the coding sequence ATGCACGTTAAGAAGGGCGACACCGTTCAAGTCATAGCTGGTAGTGATAAGGGGAAAGTGGGTGAAGTTTTAAGAACTATCCCCAAGACCAGTCAAGTTGTTGTTCAAGGCGTCAATACAAAGACCAAGCACGTTAAGCCCCAACAGGAGGGCGAGTCTGGTCAGATTGTCACCTTTGAAGGTCCTATCCATAGCTCAAACGTCATGCTTTACTCCTCGAAAAAGAAAGTGGCAAGTCGTGTTTGCTATACCTTTAACGAAGAGGGACGCAAGGTGCGGATGCTCAAGAAAACAGGCGAAATTATTGATTAA
- the rplN gene encoding 50S ribosomal protein L14 produces the protein MIQQETYLNVADNSGARKLMCIRVLGGNRRYAGVGDVVIAVVKDALPNMAVKKSDVVRAVIVRTKKSLCRESGMSIRFDDNAAVIINAEGNPRGTRVFGPVARELRDKNFMKIVSLAPEVL, from the coding sequence ATGATTCAACAGGAAACTTACTTGAATGTGGCAGACAACAGTGGTGCCCGAAAGCTGATGTGTATCCGTGTCCTCGGAGGCAATCGTAGATACGCAGGTGTCGGTGATGTTGTGATTGCTGTTGTTAAAGACGCTCTTCCCAATATGGCGGTTAAAAAGTCAGACGTCGTTAGGGCGGTCATCGTTCGCACTAAAAAGTCTTTGTGCCGAGAAAGCGGCATGAGCATTCGGTTCGACGATAATGCAGCAGTGATCATCAACGCCGAAGGTAACCCCAGGGGTACCCGTGTTTTTGGCCCTGTCGCACGTGAATTGCGTGACAAGAACTTTATGAAGATTGTATCCCTTGCACCGGAGGTACTCTAA
- the rpsQ gene encoding 30S ribosomal protein S17, which yields MAVKERVGLVVSDKMDKTVVVAVENRAPHPKYRKIVVKTKRYKAHDEENSCRVGDRVRIQETRPLSRTKRWVVAEVLNSASNV from the coding sequence ATGGCGGTTAAAGAACGGGTCGGATTAGTCGTGAGCGACAAAATGGACAAAACAGTCGTTGTCGCTGTCGAAAACCGTGCACCTCATCCCAAGTATCGCAAAATCGTTGTTAAGACGAAGCGTTACAAGGCTCATGATGAAGAAAATTCTTGTCGTGTGGGCGATCGCGTTCGCATTCAAGAAACACGTCCATTGAGCCGCACCAAGCGTTGGGTTGTGGCAGAAGTCCTCAATAGCGCATCGAATGTGTAA
- a CDS encoding 50S ribosomal protein L29, whose product MPLSKMEDIRSLTDQELSDEIVAVKKQLFELRFQKATRRLEKSHEFKHARHRLSQLMTLERQRQLAEQASSSSSTAQEE is encoded by the coding sequence ATGCCACTTTCAAAGATGGAAGACATCCGCAGCCTGACGGATCAGGAACTGAGCGATGAAATTGTTGCAGTTAAAAAGCAACTGTTCGAATTGCGTTTTCAAAAAGCTACTCGCCGTCTGGAAAAGTCTCACGAATTTAAGCATGCTCGTCATCGTTTGTCGCAGTTGATGACGTTAGAGCGTCAGCGCCAGTTGGCAGAGCAGGCATCTAGTTCATCATCGACAGCACAAGAGGAGTAG
- the rplP gene encoding 50S ribosomal protein L16: MLSPRRTKFRKQQRGRMRGMATRGNLINFGEFALQALEPHWITSRQIEASRRAMTRYIRRGGKIWIRIFPDKPVTMRPAETRMGSGKGNPEYWVAVVKPGRVLFEISGVPEPTAREAMRLASYKLPIKTKFITREQEV, translated from the coding sequence ATGTTGAGTCCGAGAAGAACTAAATTCCGCAAGCAGCAGCGTGGACGAATGCGCGGTATGGCAACCCGAGGTAACTTGATTAATTTTGGGGAGTTCGCGTTGCAAGCCTTGGAGCCCCACTGGATTACATCTCGCCAAATTGAAGCAAGTCGTCGAGCTATGACTCGCTATATTCGTCGGGGCGGAAAGATTTGGATTCGCATTTTCCCTGATAAACCTGTGACGATGCGACCTGCTGAGACCCGAATGGGTTCTGGTAAGGGAAATCCGGAGTATTGGGTAGCAGTTGTAAAGCCTGGACGAGTTTTGTTCGAAATCTCAGGCGTACCGGAACCAACCGCGCGTGAAGCGATGCGACTAGCATCCTACAAGCTTCCTATTAAAACTAAGTTTATTACGCGTGAGCAAGAGGTGTAG
- the rpsC gene encoding 30S ribosomal protein S3 has protein sequence MGQKIHPTGFRLGITQDHRSRWFAEAKRYPELLQEDYRIRNYIATDKDLKNAGIADVRIERKADQIELEIKTARPGVVVGRGGAGIESLRAGLQKLLNDPNRQIRINVVEVARVDADAVLIGEYVAQQLERRVSFRRVVRQAIQRAQRAGVEGIKIQVSGRLNGAEIARTEYTREGKVPLHTLRADIDYHYCTAQTIYGILGIKVWVFKGEVIPGQEEVAAPSANVQPRRRQQQRRRQQFEDRSNES, from the coding sequence GTGGGACAGAAGATTCACCCAACCGGATTTCGTCTGGGCATCACTCAAGACCATCGTTCTCGTTGGTTTGCCGAGGCTAAGCGTTATCCAGAACTGCTGCAAGAAGACTATCGGATTCGCAACTATATTGCAACAGATAAGGATCTGAAAAATGCTGGAATCGCTGATGTTCGCATTGAGCGCAAAGCTGATCAGATTGAGCTGGAAATTAAAACAGCTCGGCCTGGTGTTGTTGTAGGTCGCGGTGGAGCTGGTATTGAATCCCTAAGAGCAGGTTTGCAAAAGCTTCTCAACGATCCAAATCGTCAAATTCGAATCAATGTTGTTGAGGTAGCACGGGTAGATGCTGATGCAGTATTGATCGGTGAGTATGTCGCTCAGCAGCTTGAGCGACGAGTTTCGTTCCGTCGTGTTGTTCGTCAAGCGATTCAGCGGGCGCAGCGGGCAGGCGTGGAGGGCATTAAGATTCAAGTTAGCGGTCGCTTGAACGGTGCTGAAATTGCGCGAACAGAGTATACCCGAGAAGGCAAGGTCCCCCTCCATACATTGCGTGCTGATATTGACTATCACTACTGCACGGCACAAACAATTTACGGAATTCTAGGCATCAAAGTATGGGTTTTCAAAGGGGAAGTCATTCCAGGCCAAGAAGAGGTTGCTGCGCCTAGTGCAAATGTTCAGCCGCGTCGTCGTCAGCAGCAGCGTCGTCGCCAACAGTTCGAAGATCGCTCGAACGAATCTTAA